The following coding sequences lie in one Xanthomonas hyacinthi genomic window:
- a CDS encoding Rieske 2Fe-2S domain-containing protein: MNDWHPSLYRHWFAVARADALRQRPLAVTVMDRHAAIARCADGSLLALEDRCPHRHAPLSAGRATGDGLACPYHGWRFDRDGALREIPGLPPGQTPPAVRVRAFAAREHDGLIWLRPDPAGDAQPAPLVQALQPPARRFLWRTRWDAHVVDALENFLDPLHTHLLHPGLVRRGGERTPMRACRHTTADGFHVDYAGAAAQSGWLYRLFESPRTLERAHFAAPGTAQIEYRYARGGRVRISLHFTPVGPHSTEVFASLHVDGRWAPAWAVRWLVWPLLRQIGEQDRRMLALQARNLQRFPGVRGASTALDLVREPLRRYWDGEPLPAPGAQHGIELML, from the coding sequence ATGAACGACTGGCATCCCTCGCTGTACCGGCACTGGTTCGCCGTGGCCCGCGCCGACGCGCTGCGCCAGCGGCCGCTGGCGGTGACGGTGATGGACCGGCATGCGGCGATCGCGCGTTGCGCCGACGGCAGCCTGCTGGCGCTGGAAGACCGCTGCCCGCACCGGCACGCGCCGCTGTCGGCCGGCCGCGCCACTGGCGATGGACTGGCCTGCCCGTACCACGGCTGGCGCTTCGACCGCGACGGCGCGCTGCGCGAGATTCCCGGCCTGCCGCCCGGGCAGACGCCGCCGGCGGTGCGGGTGCGCGCATTCGCCGCGCGCGAACACGACGGGCTGATCTGGCTGCGCCCGGACCCCGCCGGCGACGCGCAGCCCGCACCGCTGGTGCAGGCCTTGCAGCCGCCAGCGCGGCGCTTCCTGTGGCGCACGCGCTGGGACGCGCACGTGGTCGATGCGCTGGAGAACTTCCTCGATCCGCTGCACACCCACCTGCTGCATCCAGGCCTGGTGCGCCGCGGCGGCGAGCGCACGCCGATGCGCGCCTGCCGGCACACCACCGCCGACGGCTTCCACGTCGACTATGCCGGCGCCGCCGCGCAGAGCGGCTGGCTGTACCGATTGTTCGAATCGCCGCGCACGCTGGAACGCGCGCATTTCGCCGCGCCCGGCACTGCGCAGATCGAATACCGCTACGCCCGCGGCGGCCGCGTGCGGATCAGCCTGCACTTCACCCCGGTCGGCCCGCACAGCACCGAGGTGTTCGCCAGCCTGCACGTGGACGGGCGCTGGGCGCCGGCGTGGGCGGTGCGCTGGCTGGTGTGGCCGCTGCTGCGCCAGATCGGCGAGCAGGACCGGCGCATGCTCGCACTGCAGGCGCGCAACCTGCAGCGCTTTCCCGGCGTGCGCGGCGCCTCCACCGCGCTGGACCTGGTGCGCGAACCGCTGCGCCGCTACTGGGACGGCGAACCGCTGCCTGCCCCCGGTGCGCAGCACGGCATCGAGCTCATGCTGTGA
- a CDS encoding bifunctional diguanylate cyclase/phosphodiesterase → MQRRFSAADKSYDVRFRQRLRRALRAPLRAILVWGLALALLLACGLAYVLVQDRGNRLAAAQRQSLALATGADRLLQLELDTLSQALRGEGVAAQALLADAPRRAPELIPQLIEASLRGVLRRHPQLHDVALLDAQGRRRFGGPGDPGLREWALGSRRSGDGVFVGPCRRLADGEAVVPLALPLASGDWVVANWRVAALQRIVGGVDAGRDGVVALTDTHGLLLAASSAAAGATGTRVPLPLGLVRGLPQGSALGMQQAVFGQQARMLAVSGGRDYPVLVVAGLAVREALAPWRWFAAAALLVYLLYLVGFAYLLSSLRRAEDRQRQLLERLRRGDEELRLAHAMGGIGTWRVEADRRHLLLAEQTGALFGARQLRMSLPAFLARVHDDDRARIEQLYDAALHGNGEYNVVYRMHLPDGGLRWLAARGARVQGRDGLCMTGAVQDVSERIEVQARLLDAERRFRLMFERNPLPFWLFAVDSLRFLEVNQAAIRQYGYSRDEFLGMTLLELRPPSEAERLLQNVRKPRDGFDAPSVWTHRRKDGSLLSVRIHSADVDFGGVPARLILAEDVSQRMADERELAFRASHDVATGLLNPRALAEALDARQQAGGYAVAYVQLRGLALIGDTLGHAAGDAVRCAVAARLRGLGERFGLTAHQPSQDFVLAVLDPQQLPQALQALLEAVSAPVQGGAFTQQLQAHIGVARCPDDAAGAEETIGSAAQAAHAAQAEGRSVARFERSMSARIGERLRLAGRLHQAIARQEFELHFQPILRADSGAPRLLEALIRWPQADGSCIAPDQFIQLCEDTGLILPLGRWVLQAAAQARRQLALHGWADLPVAVNVSALQFFDGDLVADLVQACAAAGLAADGLHLELTESSLMRQPQQALEVLRQLRALGVSVALDDVGTGFSSMAYLRDLPLDTLKIDRSFVADVHRDARNASICEALLTLGRSLGLEVVAEGVESEEQLQWLRAHGCDLVQGYLLGRPAPLPQAIAALGRRDPVTA, encoded by the coding sequence ATGCAGCGCCGTTTCTCCGCCGCCGACAAGAGCTACGACGTCCGCTTCAGGCAGCGCCTGCGGCGCGCGTTGCGCGCGCCGTTGCGCGCGATCCTGGTCTGGGGCCTGGCCCTGGCGCTGCTGCTGGCCTGCGGGCTGGCCTATGTACTGGTGCAGGACCGCGGCAACCGCCTGGCCGCCGCGCAGCGGCAGAGCCTGGCGCTGGCGACCGGCGCCGACCGCCTGCTGCAGCTGGAACTGGACACCCTCAGCCAGGCGCTGCGCGGCGAAGGCGTGGCCGCGCAAGCGCTGCTGGCCGACGCGCCGAGGCGCGCGCCGGAACTGATCCCGCAACTGATCGAGGCGTCGCTGCGCGGGGTGTTGCGGCGCCATCCGCAGCTGCACGACGTCGCGCTGCTGGATGCGCAGGGCCGGCGCCGGTTCGGTGGGCCGGGCGATCCGGGCCTGCGCGAATGGGCGCTGGGCTCGCGCCGCAGTGGCGACGGCGTGTTCGTCGGCCCGTGCCGACGCCTGGCCGATGGGGAAGCCGTGGTGCCGCTTGCGCTGCCGCTGGCGTCGGGCGACTGGGTGGTGGCGAATTGGCGGGTCGCGGCGCTGCAACGCATCGTCGGCGGGGTCGATGCCGGGCGCGATGGGGTGGTCGCGCTGACCGATACGCATGGCCTGCTGCTTGCGGCCAGCAGCGCCGCCGCCGGCGCCACCGGTACCCGCGTGCCGCTGCCGTTGGGCCTAGTGCGCGGATTGCCGCAAGGCAGCGCGCTGGGCATGCAGCAGGCGGTGTTCGGCCAGCAGGCGCGCATGCTGGCGGTCAGCGGCGGGCGCGACTATCCCGTGCTGGTGGTCGCCGGGCTGGCGGTGCGCGAGGCGCTGGCGCCGTGGCGCTGGTTCGCCGCCGCGGCGTTGCTGGTCTATCTGCTGTATCTGGTGGGGTTCGCCTACCTGCTGAGCAGCCTGCGCCGCGCCGAGGACCGCCAGCGGCAACTGCTGGAGCGCTTGCGCCGCGGCGACGAGGAGCTGCGCCTGGCGCACGCGATGGGCGGCATCGGCACCTGGCGGGTCGAGGCCGACCGGCGCCACCTGCTGCTGGCCGAGCAGACCGGCGCCCTGTTCGGGGCGCGGCAGCTGCGCATGAGCCTGCCCGCGTTCCTGGCCCGGGTGCATGACGACGATCGTGCGCGGATCGAGCAGTTGTACGACGCGGCGCTGCATGGCAACGGCGAGTACAACGTGGTGTACCGCATGCACTTGCCCGATGGCGGCCTGCGCTGGCTGGCCGCGCGTGGTGCGCGGGTGCAAGGCCGCGACGGGCTGTGCATGACCGGTGCGGTGCAGGACGTCAGCGAACGGATCGAGGTGCAGGCGCGGCTGCTCGACGCCGAGCGTCGGTTCCGGCTGATGTTCGAACGCAACCCGCTGCCGTTCTGGCTGTTCGCGGTGGACAGCCTGCGCTTCCTGGAGGTGAACCAGGCGGCGATCCGCCAGTACGGCTACAGCCGCGACGAATTCCTGGGCATGACCCTGCTCGAACTGCGCCCGCCCAGCGAGGCCGAACGGTTGTTGCAGAACGTGCGCAAGCCGCGCGACGGCTTCGACGCGCCGAGCGTGTGGACCCACCGGCGCAAGGACGGCAGCCTGCTGTCGGTGCGGATCCACAGCGCGGACGTGGACTTCGGCGGCGTGCCGGCGCGCCTGATCCTGGCCGAGGACGTCAGCCAGCGCATGGCCGACGAGCGCGAACTGGCGTTCCGCGCCAGCCACGACGTCGCCACCGGTCTGCTCAATCCGCGCGCCCTGGCCGAGGCGCTGGATGCGCGCCAGCAGGCGGGCGGCTATGCGGTGGCCTATGTGCAGCTGCGCGGGCTGGCGCTGATCGGCGACACCCTGGGCCACGCCGCCGGCGATGCGGTGCGCTGCGCGGTGGCGGCGCGGCTGCGCGGGCTGGGGGAACGGTTCGGCCTGACCGCGCACCAGCCGTCGCAGGACTTCGTGCTGGCGGTGCTGGATCCGCAGCAGCTGCCGCAGGCGCTGCAGGCGCTGCTCGAGGCGGTGTCCGCACCGGTCCAGGGCGGCGCCTTCACCCAGCAGCTGCAGGCGCACATCGGCGTGGCGCGCTGCCCGGACGATGCCGCGGGCGCCGAGGAGACCATCGGCAGCGCCGCGCAGGCCGCGCATGCGGCGCAGGCCGAGGGGCGCAGCGTGGCCCGCTTCGAGCGCAGCATGTCCGCGCGCATCGGCGAACGCCTGCGCCTGGCCGGGCGCCTCCATCAGGCGATCGCGCGGCAGGAGTTCGAGCTGCATTTCCAGCCGATCCTGCGTGCCGACAGTGGTGCGCCGCGCCTGCTCGAGGCGCTGATCCGCTGGCCGCAGGCCGACGGCAGCTGCATCGCCCCGGACCAGTTCATCCAGCTGTGCGAGGACACCGGGCTGATCCTGCCGCTCGGCCGCTGGGTGCTGCAGGCCGCCGCGCAGGCGCGGCGCCAGCTGGCGCTGCACGGCTGGGCCGACCTGCCGGTGGCGGTGAACGTGTCGGCGCTGCAGTTCTTCGACGGCGACCTGGTCGCGGACCTGGTGCAGGCCTGCGCCGCGGCCGGCCTGGCCGCCGACGGCCTGCACCTGGAGCTGACCGAGAGCAGCCTGATGCGGCAGCCGCAGCAGGCGCTGGAGGTGCTGCGGCAGCTGCGTGCGCTGGGCGTGAGCGTGGCGCTGGACGACGTCGGCACCGGCTTCTCCAGCATGGCCTACCTGCGCGACCTGCCGTTGGACACGCTGAAGATCGACCGCAGCTTCGTCGCCGACGTGCATCGCGACGCGCGCAACGCCTCGATCTGCGAGGCCTTGCTGACGCTCGGCCGCAGCCTGGGCCTGGAAGTGGTCGCCGAAGGCGTGGAGAGCGAGGAACAACTGCAGTGGCTGCGCGCGCATGGCTGCGACCTGGTGCAGGGCTATCTGCTGGGACGGCCGGCACCGTTGCCGCAGGCGATCGCTGCGCTGGGCAGGCGCGATCCGGTCACAGCATGA
- a CDS encoding oxygenase MpaB family protein gives MTVMLRTLTAPAAARIRRWVLGVFPRGQGGIDYDQPLGDAGLFGPDSVTWRVHAEFPGMLSGGLCALLLQTLHPLALAGVYDHSNFRQDLVGRLRRTTQFVAATSYAPLAEAQRQIQRVRAIHARIRGHTPDGRAYAAADPALLTWVHVTEAYGFLQGYRRYCRAVPAAIADRYYAEGRRVAEALGAQAVPASEREVLAYFAQVRPQLRVDARSREVLAVLAGLRLPVPAAGLSRELFLGAGAALLPPWASAMLGRGRLQGAQAAAAARVLQGLAPLFRIALNDGIAQRACRRVGIAPQRLAQWPD, from the coding sequence ATGACTGTCATGCTGCGTACGCTCACCGCCCCTGCCGCCGCCCGCATCCGCCGCTGGGTGCTGGGCGTGTTCCCGCGCGGGCAGGGCGGCATCGACTACGACCAGCCGCTAGGCGATGCCGGCCTGTTCGGCCCCGACAGCGTCACCTGGCGCGTCCATGCCGAGTTCCCCGGCATGCTCTCCGGCGGGTTGTGCGCGTTGCTGCTGCAGACCCTGCATCCGTTGGCGCTGGCCGGCGTCTACGACCATTCCAATTTCCGCCAGGACCTGGTCGGGCGCCTGCGCCGCACCACCCAGTTCGTTGCCGCCACCAGCTATGCGCCGCTGGCCGAGGCGCAGCGCCAGATCCAGCGGGTGCGCGCCATCCACGCGCGGATCCGCGGCCACACGCCCGACGGCCGCGCCTACGCCGCCGCCGATCCGGCGCTGCTGACCTGGGTCCATGTCACCGAGGCGTATGGCTTCCTGCAGGGCTATCGCCGCTACTGCCGCGCGGTGCCGGCGGCCATCGCCGATCGCTACTACGCCGAGGGCCGGCGCGTGGCCGAGGCGCTCGGCGCGCAGGCGGTGCCGGCCAGCGAGCGCGAGGTGCTGGCCTACTTCGCACAGGTGCGCCCGCAATTGCGTGTGGATGCGCGCTCGCGCGAGGTGCTCGCGGTCCTGGCCGGGTTGCGCCTGCCGGTGCCGGCGGCGGGCCTGTCGCGCGAGCTGTTCCTCGGCGCCGGCGCGGCGCTGCTGCCACCCTGGGCGAGCGCGATGCTTGGGCGCGGGCGCCTGCAAGGCGCCCAGGCCGCGGCCGCGGCGCGGGTGCTGCAGGGACTGGCGCCGCTGTTTCGCATCGCGCTCAATGACGGTATCGCGCAGCGCGCCTGCCGCCGGGTCGGCATCGCCCCGCAGCGCCTGGCGCAGTGGCCCGATTGA
- a CDS encoding Wadjet anti-phage system protein JetD domain-containing protein — protein MWQTPQQRIALLELLMQGTLKRRASQAKAYDTLAELSWNRATGRRDQIALVEAYRAELVALLERVWPDWKDELAALTAGGFAPTPDGWARLEDARRAGRLPVLPERLNRRTAAALTAPHSKAAVTPRRQAPLASTEQTHDGLLRLRPPRGLVAQTTQGILDLWTLASSLGEAPIPERAFLDGLTLEGPLRAVLLVENQGAWRDMPALDGWLIAHVPGWDTSTVVHLLAQVKPEVPLVHFGDLDPNGVRIFLKLRERRSDLHWFVPPFWSECVAPRKVKQPWSATLDLRDAPKLVRDLVRDGLWLEQEPLVVDSRLINALEAVVENSPHRFTLV, from the coding sequence ATGTGGCAGACACCGCAGCAGCGCATCGCTCTGCTCGAACTGCTGATGCAGGGGACGCTCAAGCGGCGCGCCTCACAGGCGAAGGCATATGACACTCTAGCCGAGCTCTCCTGGAACCGCGCGACTGGTCGGCGCGACCAGATCGCTCTGGTCGAGGCCTATCGCGCCGAACTCGTTGCGCTGTTGGAACGGGTATGGCCGGACTGGAAGGACGAGCTGGCGGCACTGACGGCGGGTGGATTTGCTCCCACGCCCGACGGTTGGGCTCGCCTGGAAGATGCGCGCCGCGCAGGACGACTTCCAGTGCTGCCGGAACGCCTCAATCGCCGGACGGCGGCCGCACTCACCGCACCACACTCCAAAGCGGCAGTGACACCGCGCCGGCAAGCCCCGCTGGCCAGCACCGAACAGACGCATGACGGCCTGTTGCGTTTGCGACCACCGCGTGGACTCGTGGCACAGACCACGCAGGGCATCCTGGATCTATGGACACTTGCCAGTTCGCTCGGTGAAGCGCCGATTCCGGAGCGGGCCTTCCTCGATGGCCTCACCCTGGAAGGCCCTCTGCGAGCAGTATTGTTGGTTGAAAACCAAGGCGCCTGGCGTGATATGCCGGCACTGGATGGATGGCTCATCGCCCATGTTCCGGGTTGGGATACAAGCACCGTCGTGCATTTGCTCGCCCAGGTAAAACCCGAGGTTCCTCTCGTTCACTTCGGTGATCTGGACCCGAACGGCGTGCGCATTTTCCTAAAGCTGCGGGAGCGGCGGTCGGACCTGCACTGGTTCGTTCCCCCGTTCTGGTCCGAGTGCGTTGCTCCCAGGAAGGTGAAACAACCATGGTCTGCTACGCTAGATCTGCGCGATGCGCCCAAACTGGTGCGCGATCTGGTGCGAGATGGTCTTTGGTTGGAGCAGGAGCCGTTGGTTGTTGATAGTAGGCTGATAAATGCTCTGGAAGCCGTCGTCGAGAACAGTCCCCATCGCTTTACTCTGGTCTAG
- the mukB gene encoding chromosome partition protein MukB: MSRTLAEALVLVNWKGVFYERYLLDRHVTALEGSNGAGKTTVMIAAYVALLPDMSRLRFTNLGETGATGGDKGIWGRLGDPGRPSYAVIDFVLAGAQRLVAGVHLERKGEPSVEPISFIVWNLDPAVRLQDLLLVAQGGVESVPELQELRDNAARLGGRLQSFPSAREYFAALFDQGVMPLRLGTDEERNKFNEMLRTSMTGGISRVLTSELRSFLLREQSGLADTLQRMRTNLDACRRTRVEVQESRRLEQEIGSVFEAGQAMFAAAFLATRERADELARRMVEAQSARDHAFQAQEAAREVLGEILAELNALDTRKGELDRVLESARIWCAKMKDALAALSTLQQCVTRLAETESEAQEAGRLQSEAETLRTRNREELKRAREDYMRAAKGLADLQQGIEELHRRAAAYRQATRRLRQAEANVQAAPLLPAQFADHLASARDTLERIDRERREARTRLSDALEHRARHEQLLAALRRLVGRDVEVIAAHDVATEALNHHRQLSVLAEQLPGIERELAEAQQLQVRQARVRAQASEVGVVLNQAPATQVVDALLIGTEAERSAHEQAQRTANHEVAELRRRREDLQKQLRHLLAREPQWCTLAQCAIRLSEHLGTRVKDRNSLDAARPLLSEQHAETGRAEQQARQAQERLIQEARELLAAGGPFSPALLQLKDRLGAELLAGSYEEVAIEEAAVLEARLGALAQALVVDDPTVATRIAIDRPEELTDVLLVSRDADLYRLAEASGSTMAGEGDLVVQEGIALRVSRIPAKPRLGRRAREKRAADLQAQAEERTLELNAARNVRRTLERLLADGDALLAGLEVWLAGDPADAIIEAQQAIALTDEQIEQQRETADRHAAEAQALQPRIGRLRSLLGEAMLLDPPDHAERVQTLSERASQAGEARNWIAANQERALRVERGLGDLRQLPLSDMDMEDLKRHTDALEKQRQQLDAGVEALEYLCDNAEALAWEEAPRRLEDSQELVPALQAQLSEAETLQQDIENKVAQAEAQYDRAHTRFLAIQSQYANAKHGHESAAEYFNALGIPAPTEEALSSAIAEVERLEQELHTHWARRDELLTAKGNQEHGLQSAQQDLQLADDKLAAERREAEPARKRWDDLLGWAMRDGLVGELLTKTPEGFADIRGHINFVQEAKIRRVVLLERLGSARGGETLLAELQLLRDTSDAAFADAILELWLAVRDWLRRRLPAQVAEVDDPREALVRLRDQLSDLEERLTRQESDLRGTSEDVARGIDVQIRKARGQVTRLTNNLEKVSFGNIKNIRVRLQPVERMEQILRALREGAAQELLFQTDMPIEEALDEIFRRYGGGRSAGQRLLDYREYVHLQVEVRRKSGADWEIANPTRLSTGEAIGVGAALMMVILTEWERDATLLRGKRVHGSLRFLFLDEANRLSTDNLGVLFDLCQTLDLQLMIAAPEVARAGGNTTYHLVRQVTPEGHEEVQVFGRRTRSAG; encoded by the coding sequence ATGAGCCGAACGCTTGCCGAGGCACTGGTCCTGGTCAACTGGAAAGGCGTCTTCTACGAACGCTACCTGCTCGACCGGCACGTCACTGCGCTGGAGGGTAGCAACGGTGCCGGCAAGACCACGGTGATGATTGCCGCCTACGTTGCCCTGCTTCCCGACATGTCTCGCCTGCGCTTCACCAATCTCGGCGAGACCGGGGCGACCGGCGGCGACAAGGGCATTTGGGGCCGTCTCGGTGATCCTGGACGCCCCTCCTATGCAGTGATCGACTTTGTCCTTGCCGGCGCACAACGATTGGTTGCGGGGGTGCACCTGGAGCGCAAGGGCGAGCCTTCCGTGGAGCCAATCTCGTTCATCGTCTGGAATCTCGACCCTGCGGTTCGTCTGCAGGATCTGTTGCTGGTCGCGCAGGGCGGTGTCGAGTCTGTACCGGAGTTGCAGGAACTGCGCGACAACGCAGCGCGGCTTGGCGGACGACTACAGTCGTTCCCGTCGGCGCGGGAGTACTTCGCCGCGCTGTTCGACCAGGGCGTGATGCCCCTGCGCCTCGGTACAGACGAGGAGCGCAATAAGTTCAACGAAATGCTGCGAACCAGCATGACCGGCGGTATCTCGCGGGTACTCACTTCGGAGTTGCGCTCGTTTCTGCTCAGGGAGCAAAGCGGTCTCGCCGACACCTTGCAGAGAATGCGGACGAATCTGGACGCCTGCCGGCGCACGCGGGTGGAAGTGCAGGAGTCGCGCCGTCTGGAGCAGGAGATCGGCAGTGTCTTCGAAGCGGGCCAGGCTATGTTCGCCGCGGCCTTCCTCGCGACGCGCGAACGCGCCGACGAGTTGGCGCGCCGGATGGTCGAGGCGCAAAGCGCACGTGATCATGCCTTCCAGGCACAAGAGGCTGCGCGCGAAGTGCTCGGCGAGATCCTGGCCGAGCTGAATGCGCTCGATACTCGCAAGGGCGAACTCGACCGTGTGCTCGAATCCGCGCGCATTTGGTGCGCCAAAATGAAAGATGCTTTGGCGGCGTTGAGTACCCTGCAACAGTGTGTCACCCGGCTCGCGGAGACCGAGAGCGAAGCGCAGGAAGCGGGTAGGCTGCAAAGCGAGGCTGAGACACTGCGCACGCGTAATCGCGAGGAACTCAAGCGTGCCCGGGAGGACTACATGCGTGCCGCCAAGGGACTCGCCGATCTGCAGCAGGGCATCGAGGAGCTGCATCGCCGCGCCGCTGCCTATCGCCAGGCCACCCGACGGCTGCGGCAAGCCGAGGCGAATGTACAGGCTGCACCCTTGCTACCCGCGCAGTTCGCCGACCATCTTGCTTCGGCACGTGACACACTCGAGCGCATTGATCGGGAGCGTCGGGAGGCCAGGACACGCCTGTCCGACGCGCTGGAGCACCGTGCGCGCCATGAGCAGCTCCTGGCGGCTTTGCGACGGCTCGTGGGACGGGATGTCGAGGTCATCGCTGCGCACGATGTGGCCACTGAAGCATTGAATCATCATCGGCAACTGAGCGTATTGGCCGAGCAGCTTCCTGGTATTGAGCGCGAACTGGCCGAAGCGCAGCAGCTGCAGGTCCGGCAGGCCCGGGTGCGCGCACAGGCAAGCGAGGTGGGTGTGGTTCTGAACCAGGCTCCTGCTACGCAGGTCGTCGATGCTTTGCTGATCGGCACTGAAGCCGAACGGTCAGCACACGAGCAGGCGCAACGCACGGCCAATCACGAAGTGGCCGAGCTACGGCGCCGGCGCGAAGACCTCCAGAAACAGCTTCGGCACTTACTGGCACGGGAGCCGCAATGGTGCACGCTAGCACAATGCGCCATCCGCCTGTCCGAGCACCTCGGTACCCGGGTGAAGGATCGGAACAGCCTAGATGCAGCCCGGCCCCTCTTGAGCGAACAGCACGCCGAGACGGGCCGGGCCGAACAGCAGGCACGGCAAGCACAGGAGCGGCTGATCCAGGAGGCGCGCGAGCTGCTGGCGGCTGGTGGTCCATTTTCGCCCGCGTTGTTGCAGCTCAAGGATCGGCTCGGTGCCGAATTGCTGGCCGGCAGTTACGAAGAAGTGGCGATCGAGGAGGCGGCGGTGCTGGAAGCCCGACTTGGCGCCCTGGCGCAGGCGCTGGTCGTCGACGATCCCACTGTGGCAACCCGCATCGCTATTGACCGGCCAGAGGAATTGACTGACGTGCTACTGGTGTCTCGTGATGCCGACCTCTATCGTCTGGCAGAAGCCTCCGGCAGTACGATGGCAGGCGAAGGTGATCTCGTCGTCCAGGAAGGTATCGCCCTGCGCGTGTCCCGTATCCCCGCCAAGCCGCGCCTAGGGCGGCGTGCGCGGGAGAAGCGCGCGGCTGACCTGCAGGCGCAGGCCGAGGAGAGAACCCTTGAACTGAACGCGGCGAGGAATGTGCGCCGCACGCTGGAACGGCTGCTGGCGGATGGCGATGCGCTGCTTGCCGGACTGGAGGTGTGGCTGGCAGGCGATCCTGCGGACGCCATCATCGAGGCGCAGCAGGCGATCGCCTTGACCGACGAACAGATCGAACAGCAGCGCGAAACGGCAGATCGCCATGCTGCAGAGGCACAGGCGCTGCAGCCACGTATTGGCAGGCTGCGTTCGTTGCTGGGCGAGGCGATGCTGCTCGATCCGCCTGACCATGCCGAGCGGGTGCAGACACTTAGCGAAAGAGCGTCGCAGGCAGGCGAGGCCAGGAACTGGATCGCCGCCAACCAGGAGCGTGCCCTTCGTGTGGAGCGTGGGCTTGGCGACTTGCGCCAGCTTCCGCTGTCGGACATGGACATGGAAGACCTGAAGCGCCACACGGATGCCCTGGAGAAACAACGTCAGCAGCTTGATGCTGGAGTCGAAGCACTCGAATACCTGTGCGACAACGCTGAAGCGCTGGCTTGGGAGGAAGCGCCACGCCGGCTCGAAGACTCGCAGGAACTGGTTCCGGCGCTGCAAGCGCAACTGAGCGAGGCCGAAACGTTACAGCAAGATATCGAGAACAAGGTCGCCCAGGCGGAAGCCCAGTATGACCGAGCGCACACGCGCTTTCTTGCTATACAGAGCCAGTACGCCAACGCAAAACATGGACATGAATCCGCTGCTGAATATTTCAATGCCCTAGGAATACCCGCTCCTACCGAGGAGGCCCTTTCGTCAGCTATTGCCGAGGTCGAGCGGCTGGAACAGGAACTGCATACCCATTGGGCACGACGCGATGAATTGTTGACTGCTAAAGGCAACCAGGAACATGGCTTGCAGAGCGCCCAGCAGGATCTGCAATTGGCTGACGACAAACTTGCCGCCGAACGCCGCGAGGCGGAGCCGGCACGTAAGCGCTGGGACGACCTGCTCGGCTGGGCGATGCGCGATGGCCTGGTAGGCGAGTTGCTGACCAAAACCCCTGAAGGATTTGCCGACATCCGCGGCCACATCAATTTTGTCCAGGAGGCCAAGATACGCCGAGTCGTCCTGCTGGAGCGCTTGGGCAGTGCGCGCGGCGGGGAGACCTTGCTCGCCGAATTGCAGTTGCTGCGCGATACGTCCGATGCCGCCTTCGCTGATGCCATCTTGGAACTCTGGTTGGCCGTGCGCGACTGGCTGCGCCGTCGCCTGCCGGCCCAAGTGGCCGAGGTCGATGACCCGCGCGAAGCGCTTGTCCGGCTGCGCGACCAGTTATCCGACCTCGAAGAGCGTCTCACCCGTCAGGAAAGCGACCTGCGCGGAACCAGCGAAGATGTGGCGCGCGGCATCGATGTGCAGATCCGCAAGGCGCGTGGTCAGGTCACCCGCTTGACCAACAACTTGGAGAAGGTCAGCTTCGGCAACATCAAGAACATCCGTGTGCGCCTGCAGCCAGTCGAACGCATGGAGCAGATCCTGCGCGCTCTGCGTGAAGGCGCGGCCCAGGAGCTGCTGTTTCAAACGGACATGCCGATCGAGGAGGCACTCGACGAGATCTTTCGCCGCTACGGCGGAGGTCGCTCCGCAGGGCAACGCCTGCTCGACTATCGGGAATACGTGCATTTGCAAGTGGAGGTCCGCCGCAAGTCAGGCGCCGACTGGGAGATCGCCAACCCAACACGCTTGTCGACCGGTGAGGCAATCGGCGTCGGCGCCGCGTTGATGATGGTGATTCTCACCGAATGGGAGCGCGACGCGACCTTGTTGCGCGGCAAGCGAGTCCATGGTTCGCTGCGTTTCCTGTTCCTGGACGAGGCCAACCGCCTGTCTACGGACAATCTCGGCGTCCTGTTCGACCTGTGCCAGACACTGGATCTGCAGTTGATGATAGCGGCCCCCGAAGTGGCACGAGCCGGAGGCAATACAACCTATCACCTGGTGCGTCAGGTGACGCCCGAAGGGCACGAGGAAGTCCAGGTGTTCGGCCGTCGTACCCGGAGCGCAGGCTGA